Proteins found in one Oncorhynchus mykiss isolate Arlee chromosome 3, USDA_OmykA_1.1, whole genome shotgun sequence genomic segment:
- the styk1b gene encoding tyrosine-protein kinase STYK1, with protein sequence MSSMSEADSRCQPGDTICNIRVYEQEVIIVPILLLASFLVVLVFIILLRYCPEKVDRIRPQNTVATSRSQRSRRQLHGIDAPLGINPLEHETIALDTPSYSTFSSTHSHPSSNRLSFSMRTPSLPPIPPPKTFIPSSLSSPLPQVLTPSFTPMVQPRELPRQRLPESFNLVASLPTAFSLRSDKAVSLYRARMDNRNAVLRVLNDSASATERHNFLGFASFLSQLGPHPFLPELLGVVSLRVPLVTVVEELENRDLLSFLWRCRQDGVGGEPPCEITERRIFTMAKQVASALEFLHSRDLLHGNVCAHSVLVSRELTAKLWGLGGVYTRNTQGATKTEVPSLKKWQAPELLARRPANHSSDVWSFGILLFEMATLGDAPFSDISVNELLQFHQRGKTLRKPANCSNSLYSIIKACCQWKEQDRATLAEVDRKLQSGEKSANDKVLKVPEPINIEQYLQEAGYGESNSYTVF encoded by the exons ATGTCTTCAATGTCAGAAGCAGACTCCCGCTGTCAACCAGGAGACACCATCTGTA ATATCCGTGTGTACGAGCAAGAAGTGATCATCGTGCCCATCCTCCTATTGGCTAGCTTCCTGGTCGTGCTGGTCTTCATCATCCTGCTACGGTACTGTCCTGAGAAGGTGGACCGCATCCGACCACAGAACACCGTGGCCACGTCCAGATCACAGCGCTCCAGAAGACAACTGCACGGCATtgatg CTCCCCTGGGTATCAACCCGCTGGAACATGAGACTATTGCTCTCGATACCCCATCCTACTCTACCTTCTCATCAACTCACTCCCACCCCTCCTCCAaccgtctctccttctccatgaggactccctctctcccccctatcccCCCACCCAAGACCTTCATCCCATCCTCCCTGTCCAGCCCCCTGCCCCAGGTGTTGACACCTTCTTTCACCCCTATGGTCCAGCCTAGGGAGCTGCCTCGCCAGAGGCTGCCAGAGTCCTTCAACCTAGTGGCCTCGCTGCCCACAGCCTTCTCCCTGCGCTCTGACAaggctgtctctctctacagggcCCGCATGGACAACAGGAACGCTGTGCTCCGAGTGCTCAACG ACTCTGCGAGCGCCACAGAGAGGCACAACTTCCTGGGCTTTGCTTCCTTCTTGTCTCAGTTGGGGCCACACCCCTTCCTACCGGAGCTTCTGGGCGTGGTCTCTCTGCGTGTGCCCCTAGTTACCGTTGTTGAGGAGCTAGAGAACAGAGATCTGCTCAGCTTCCTGTGGCGGTGCAGACAG GATGGTGTGGGCGGGGAACCTCCATGTGAGATCACAGAGAGACGTATATTTACCATGGCCAAACAAGTAGCCTCTGCTCTG GAGTTCCTCCACAGCCGAGACCTTCTTCATGGCAACGTCTGTGCTCACAGTGTATTGGTCAGCCGGGAGCTGACGGCCAAGCTGTGGGGACTGGGCGGGGTCTACACCAGGAATACCCAGGGAGCTACTAAGACTGAAGTTCCCAGCTTGAAGAAATGGCAGGCCCCTGAGCTATTGGCTAGGAGGCCTGCCAATCACAGCAGTGACGT CTGGTCGTTTGGCATCTTGTTGTTTGAAATGGCAACCTTGG GTGATGCTCCGTTTTCAGATATCTCCGTCAACGAGCTTCTACAGTTTCACCAGAGAGGGAAAACACTGAGAAAGCCAGCCAACTGCTCCAACTCACT GTACTCCATCATCAAGGCCTGCTGCCAATGGAAGGAGCAGGATCGCGCCACGTTGGCCGAGGTCGACCGCAAGCTCCAATCAGGAGAGAAGAGTGCCAATGACAAAGTCCTCAAGGTGCCTGAGCCAATCAACATCGAGCAGTACCTGCAAGAGGCTGGATATGGGGAGTCCAACAGCTACACTGTTTTCTGA
- the LOC110509171 gene encoding glutathione S-transferase kappa 1 isoform X3, protein MTWSLPTHGLALRNVWNIDLKLRPAFLGGIMQGSGNKPPGLVPNKFLYMTTDLHRLAQYFQVPISPPADPFEAMFEKGSLSAMRFVAAVQEREVGGDKQVEQVSRELWMRIWSQDKDITQPASLSEAAMKAGLSASEVEELLKLSTSKEIKDKLKRSTQEALDHRAFGFPLAVCHVNGKAEVFFGSDRFELIADCIGEKWMGPQPTAAKL, encoded by the exons ATGACGTGGTCTCTCCCTACTCATGGCTTGGCTTTGAG AAATGTGTGGAACATTGACCTTAAACTACGTCCTGCGTTCTTGGGTGGCATCATGCAAGGATCAG GTAATAAGCCCCCAGGTCTGGTCCCAAACAAGTTCCTGTATATGACCACAGACCTGCACCGTCTAGCCCAGTACTTCCAGGTCCCCATCAGTCCCCCTGCTGACCCCTTTGAGGCCATGTTCGAAAAAG GCTCGCTGTCTGCCATGCGCTTTGTGGCGGCGGTacaggagagggaggtgggaggagaTAAGCAGGTAGAGCAGGTGTCACGGGAGCTGTGGATGAGGATCTGGAGCCAAGACAAAGACATTACCCAGCCTGCATCACTCTCTGAG GCAGCCATGAAGGCAGGGCTCTCAGCCAGTGAGGTGGAAGAGCTGCTGAAACTGTCCACCTCTAAGGAAATCAAAGACAAGCTGAAGAGATCCACCCAGGAAGCACTGGACCATAGG GCCTTTGGTTTTCCTCTGGCTGTGTGTCATGTGAATGGAAAGGCGGAGGTGTTCTTTGGCTCTGACCGGTTTGAGCTTATTGCCGACTGCATAG GAGAGAAGTGGATGGGACCCCAGCCTACTGCTGCCAAACTGTGA
- the LOC110509171 gene encoding glutathione S-transferase kappa 1 isoform X2 yields the protein MASSRKVIELFYDVVSPYSWLGFEVMCRYRNVWNIDLKLRPAFLGGIMQGSGNKPPGLVPNKFLYMTTDLHRLAQYFQVPISPPADPFEAMFEKGSLSAMRFVAAVQEREVGGDKQVEQVSRELWMRIWSQDKDITQPASLSEAAMKAGLSASEVEELLKLSTSKEIKDKLKRSTQEALDHRAFGFPLAVCHVNGKAEVFFGSDRFELIADCIGEKWMGPQPTAAKL from the exons ATGGCAAGTTCCAGGAAAGTGATTGAACTGTTTTATGACGTGGTCTCTCCCTACTCATGGCTTGGCTTTGAG GTCATGTGCCGTTACAGAAATGTGTGGAACATTGACCTTAAACTACGTCCTGCGTTCTTGGGTGGCATCATGCAAGGATCAG GTAATAAGCCCCCAGGTCTGGTCCCAAACAAGTTCCTGTATATGACCACAGACCTGCACCGTCTAGCCCAGTACTTCCAGGTCCCCATCAGTCCCCCTGCTGACCCCTTTGAGGCCATGTTCGAAAAAG GCTCGCTGTCTGCCATGCGCTTTGTGGCGGCGGTacaggagagggaggtgggaggagaTAAGCAGGTAGAGCAGGTGTCACGGGAGCTGTGGATGAGGATCTGGAGCCAAGACAAAGACATTACCCAGCCTGCATCACTCTCTGAG GCAGCCATGAAGGCAGGGCTCTCAGCCAGTGAGGTGGAAGAGCTGCTGAAACTGTCCACCTCTAAGGAAATCAAAGACAAGCTGAAGAGATCCACCCAGGAAGCACTGGACCATAGG GCCTTTGGTTTTCCTCTGGCTGTGTGTCATGTGAATGGAAAGGCGGAGGTGTTCTTTGGCTCTGACCGGTTTGAGCTTATTGCCGACTGCATAG GAGAGAAGTGGATGGGACCCCAGCCTACTGCTGCCAAACTGTGA
- the LOC110509171 gene encoding glutathione S-transferase kappa 1 isoform X1, with protein sequence MTMLQMASSRKVIELFYDVVSPYSWLGFEVMCRYRNVWNIDLKLRPAFLGGIMQGSGNKPPGLVPNKFLYMTTDLHRLAQYFQVPISPPADPFEAMFEKGSLSAMRFVAAVQEREVGGDKQVEQVSRELWMRIWSQDKDITQPASLSEAAMKAGLSASEVEELLKLSTSKEIKDKLKRSTQEALDHRAFGFPLAVCHVNGKAEVFFGSDRFELIADCIGEKWMGPQPTAAKL encoded by the exons ATGACAATGTTACAG ATGGCAAGTTCCAGGAAAGTGATTGAACTGTTTTATGACGTGGTCTCTCCCTACTCATGGCTTGGCTTTGAG GTCATGTGCCGTTACAGAAATGTGTGGAACATTGACCTTAAACTACGTCCTGCGTTCTTGGGTGGCATCATGCAAGGATCAG GTAATAAGCCCCCAGGTCTGGTCCCAAACAAGTTCCTGTATATGACCACAGACCTGCACCGTCTAGCCCAGTACTTCCAGGTCCCCATCAGTCCCCCTGCTGACCCCTTTGAGGCCATGTTCGAAAAAG GCTCGCTGTCTGCCATGCGCTTTGTGGCGGCGGTacaggagagggaggtgggaggagaTAAGCAGGTAGAGCAGGTGTCACGGGAGCTGTGGATGAGGATCTGGAGCCAAGACAAAGACATTACCCAGCCTGCATCACTCTCTGAG GCAGCCATGAAGGCAGGGCTCTCAGCCAGTGAGGTGGAAGAGCTGCTGAAACTGTCCACCTCTAAGGAAATCAAAGACAAGCTGAAGAGATCCACCCAGGAAGCACTGGACCATAGG GCCTTTGGTTTTCCTCTGGCTGTGTGTCATGTGAATGGAAAGGCGGAGGTGTTCTTTGGCTCTGACCGGTTTGAGCTTATTGCCGACTGCATAG GAGAGAAGTGGATGGGACCCCAGCCTACTGCTGCCAAACTGTGA
- the LOC110509245 gene encoding rap1 GTPase-activating protein 2 isoform X3: MERDSRNEKFFSRKRSFTFGAYGGVDKFISENETSRPEPLEHSILDISDSPTSETKPFLSAGSNQKVTELFEIIEKLQSSRLDEQRCEFPLPLRLLKIGRDLPLILPPKLGGYWIDPPLQKFAETSPTSSHYGLDPETYDIMERDSEATYYQEFFRSRYHHSFTAVDPSLGPLLLSVCLEEEEKRLRVILRMRECSMHGVFSVSLFPNIPSAVELAKMLCDSVTVSRFDVVSYLKAPDLITAFDEHRVSLNFKFGVLYQREGQLTEEDILCNNEESEEFQEFLSILGATVALQGFTGFRGGLDVYHGQTGNDAVFTSFHGREIMFHVSTKLPFTEGDTQQLQRKRHIGNDIVAVVYQEGHTPFLSDVIGSHFLHCFLVVRRVRKRVGDEGEGEEAGGGGVFQVSVTAREDVPPFGPSLPDPPIFTESSLLREFLLTKLINAEISCYKAERFSRLELRTRSSLLEGLQAELSTRSQCMMGDSPVSTLSTSEGMRGVTEGSGGFIENFKRAIRVRSNSFDTLGGPRKMGGVPLPQKPKAATERDGESELAYKPPEPSFPPTDNLGSTEVKDYSSPQENT, encoded by the exons atggagagagacagcagaaATGAGAAGTTCTTCTCCAGAAAGAGAAGTTTCACTTTTGGGGCATATGGAGG TGTGGACAAGTTCATCAGTGAAAATGAGACTAG CAGACCAGAACCTTTAGAACACAGCATTCTGGATATTTCGGACTCCCCTACCAGCGAGACCAAACCGTTCCTTTCTGCTGGCAGCAACCAGAAG GTGACAGAGCTGTTTGAGATCATTGAGAAGTTGCAG AGCAGCAGGCTAGATGAACAGCGCTGTGAATTCCCTCTGCCTTTGAGG CTTTTGAAGATAGGTCGTGACCTTCCTCTGATCCTGCCTCCAAAGCTGGGTGGTTACTGGATAGACCCCCCGCTACAGAAGTTTGCTGAGACCAGTCCGACATCCTCTCATTATGGACTAGACCCAGAGACCTATGACATcatggagagagacagcgaggccACATACTACCAGGAGTTCTTCCGCTCACGA TATCATCACTCGTTCACAGCAGTGGACCCCTCCCTGggacccctccttctctctgtctgtttggaggaagaagagaagaggctGAGAGTAATCCTGAG GATGAGGGAATGCTCTATGCATGGggttttctctgtgtctctgttcccAAACATCCCGTCTGCTGTGGAGCTGGCCAAG ATGCTATGCGACAGTGTGACTGTGTCCAGATTTGATGTGGTCAGTTACCTCAAG gcACCAGATCTTATAACAGCATTTGATGAACACAGAGTGTCTCTGAATTTCAAGTTTGGTGTCTTGtatcagagagagggacag TTGACAGAGGAGGACATACTCTGTAACAATGAGGAAAGTGAAGAGTTTCAAGAATTCCTCTCTATTTTGGGAGCTACAGTCGCACTTCAAGGGTTCACTGG gtTCCGAGGAGGTTTGGACGTGTATCACGGCCAGACAGGAAATGATGCGGTCTTCACTTCCTTCCACGGCAGAGAGATCATGTTCCATGTGTCCACCAAATTGCCCTTCACAGAGGGCGATACACAACAG CTACAGAGGAAGAGACACATTGGCAACGACATCGTTGCTGTTGTTTACCAGGAGGGCCACACCCCTTTTCTGTCTGATGTCATCGGCTCACACTTCCTGCACTGTTTTCTAGTGGTCAGGAGGGTGAGGAAGAGAGTGGGGgacgagggggagggggaggaagcaggaggaggaggggtgttcCAG GTGTCAGTCACAGCCAGAGAGGATGTACCTCCCTttggtccctccctccctgatcctCCCATATTCACAGAG AGCTCCCTGTTGAGAGAGTTCCTTCTGACCAAGCTTATCAATGCAGAGATCTCCTGTTATAAGGCTGAGAGGTTCAGTAGACTGGAG CTGCGCACTCGTTCGTCCCTCCTGGAGGGTCTGCAGGCGGAACTGTCCACCCGCTCCCAGTGCATGATGGGAGATTCGCCTGTGTCCACCCTCTCGACTTCTGAGGGGATGAGGGGTGTAACTGAGGGGAGTGGAGGGTTCATCGAAAACTTTAAG AGAGCCATTAGGGTACGCAGTAATTCTTTTGACACTCTTGGGGGGCCTAGAAAGATGGGCGGGGTGCCACTCCCACAGAAGCCCAAG GCtgctacagagagagatggagagag tgAGTTGGCCTACAAGCCCCCTGAACCCAGCTTTCCGCCCACAGACAACCTGGGCTCCACAGAGGTCAAAGACTACTCCAGTCCCCAGGAGAATACGTAG
- the LOC110509245 gene encoding rap1 GTPase-activating protein 2 isoform X2 produces the protein MERDSRNEKFFSRKRSFTFGAYGGVDKFISENETRPEPLEHSILDISDSPTSETKPFLSAGSNQKVTELFEIIEKLQSSRLDEQRCEFPLPLRSQLLKIGRDLPLILPPKLGGYWIDPPLQKFAETSPTSSHYGLDPETYDIMERDSEATYYQEFFRSRYHHSFTAVDPSLGPLLLSVCLEEEEKRLRVILRMRECSMHGVFSVSLFPNIPSAVELAKMLCDSVTVSRFDVVSYLKAPDLITAFDEHRVSLNFKFGVLYQREGQLTEEDILCNNEESEEFQEFLSILGATVALQGFTGFRGGLDVYHGQTGNDAVFTSFHGREIMFHVSTKLPFTEGDTQQLQRKRHIGNDIVAVVYQEGHTPFLSDVIGSHFLHCFLVVRRVRKRVGDEGEGEEAGGGGVFQVSVTAREDVPPFGPSLPDPPIFTESSLLREFLLTKLINAEISCYKAERFSRLELRTRSSLLEGLQAELSTRSQCMMGDSPVSTLSTSEGMRGVTEGSGGFIENFKRAIRVRSNSFDTLGGPRKMGGVPLPQKPKAATERDGESELAYKPPEPSFPPTDNLGSTEVKDYSSPQENT, from the exons atggagagagacagcagaaATGAGAAGTTCTTCTCCAGAAAGAGAAGTTTCACTTTTGGGGCATATGGAGG TGTGGACAAGTTCATCAGTGAAAATGAGACTAG ACCAGAACCTTTAGAACACAGCATTCTGGATATTTCGGACTCCCCTACCAGCGAGACCAAACCGTTCCTTTCTGCTGGCAGCAACCAGAAG GTGACAGAGCTGTTTGAGATCATTGAGAAGTTGCAG AGCAGCAGGCTAGATGAACAGCGCTGTGAATTCCCTCTGCCTTTGAGG TCTCAGCTTTTGAAGATAGGTCGTGACCTTCCTCTGATCCTGCCTCCAAAGCTGGGTGGTTACTGGATAGACCCCCCGCTACAGAAGTTTGCTGAGACCAGTCCGACATCCTCTCATTATGGACTAGACCCAGAGACCTATGACATcatggagagagacagcgaggccACATACTACCAGGAGTTCTTCCGCTCACGA TATCATCACTCGTTCACAGCAGTGGACCCCTCCCTGggacccctccttctctctgtctgtttggaggaagaagagaagaggctGAGAGTAATCCTGAG GATGAGGGAATGCTCTATGCATGGggttttctctgtgtctctgttcccAAACATCCCGTCTGCTGTGGAGCTGGCCAAG ATGCTATGCGACAGTGTGACTGTGTCCAGATTTGATGTGGTCAGTTACCTCAAG gcACCAGATCTTATAACAGCATTTGATGAACACAGAGTGTCTCTGAATTTCAAGTTTGGTGTCTTGtatcagagagagggacag TTGACAGAGGAGGACATACTCTGTAACAATGAGGAAAGTGAAGAGTTTCAAGAATTCCTCTCTATTTTGGGAGCTACAGTCGCACTTCAAGGGTTCACTGG gtTCCGAGGAGGTTTGGACGTGTATCACGGCCAGACAGGAAATGATGCGGTCTTCACTTCCTTCCACGGCAGAGAGATCATGTTCCATGTGTCCACCAAATTGCCCTTCACAGAGGGCGATACACAACAG CTACAGAGGAAGAGACACATTGGCAACGACATCGTTGCTGTTGTTTACCAGGAGGGCCACACCCCTTTTCTGTCTGATGTCATCGGCTCACACTTCCTGCACTGTTTTCTAGTGGTCAGGAGGGTGAGGAAGAGAGTGGGGgacgagggggagggggaggaagcaggaggaggaggggtgttcCAG GTGTCAGTCACAGCCAGAGAGGATGTACCTCCCTttggtccctccctccctgatcctCCCATATTCACAGAG AGCTCCCTGTTGAGAGAGTTCCTTCTGACCAAGCTTATCAATGCAGAGATCTCCTGTTATAAGGCTGAGAGGTTCAGTAGACTGGAG CTGCGCACTCGTTCGTCCCTCCTGGAGGGTCTGCAGGCGGAACTGTCCACCCGCTCCCAGTGCATGATGGGAGATTCGCCTGTGTCCACCCTCTCGACTTCTGAGGGGATGAGGGGTGTAACTGAGGGGAGTGGAGGGTTCATCGAAAACTTTAAG AGAGCCATTAGGGTACGCAGTAATTCTTTTGACACTCTTGGGGGGCCTAGAAAGATGGGCGGGGTGCCACTCCCACAGAAGCCCAAG GCtgctacagagagagatggagagag tgAGTTGGCCTACAAGCCCCCTGAACCCAGCTTTCCGCCCACAGACAACCTGGGCTCCACAGAGGTCAAAGACTACTCCAGTCCCCAGGAGAATACGTAG
- the LOC110509245 gene encoding rap1 GTPase-activating protein 2 isoform X1, whose amino-acid sequence MERDSRNEKFFSRKRSFTFGAYGGVDKFISENETSRPEPLEHSILDISDSPTSETKPFLSAGSNQKVTELFEIIEKLQSSRLDEQRCEFPLPLRSQLLKIGRDLPLILPPKLGGYWIDPPLQKFAETSPTSSHYGLDPETYDIMERDSEATYYQEFFRSRYHHSFTAVDPSLGPLLLSVCLEEEEKRLRVILRMRECSMHGVFSVSLFPNIPSAVELAKMLCDSVTVSRFDVVSYLKAPDLITAFDEHRVSLNFKFGVLYQREGQLTEEDILCNNEESEEFQEFLSILGATVALQGFTGFRGGLDVYHGQTGNDAVFTSFHGREIMFHVSTKLPFTEGDTQQLQRKRHIGNDIVAVVYQEGHTPFLSDVIGSHFLHCFLVVRRVRKRVGDEGEGEEAGGGGVFQVSVTAREDVPPFGPSLPDPPIFTESSLLREFLLTKLINAEISCYKAERFSRLELRTRSSLLEGLQAELSTRSQCMMGDSPVSTLSTSEGMRGVTEGSGGFIENFKRAIRVRSNSFDTLGGPRKMGGVPLPQKPKAATERDGESELAYKPPEPSFPPTDNLGSTEVKDYSSPQENT is encoded by the exons atggagagagacagcagaaATGAGAAGTTCTTCTCCAGAAAGAGAAGTTTCACTTTTGGGGCATATGGAGG TGTGGACAAGTTCATCAGTGAAAATGAGACTAG CAGACCAGAACCTTTAGAACACAGCATTCTGGATATTTCGGACTCCCCTACCAGCGAGACCAAACCGTTCCTTTCTGCTGGCAGCAACCAGAAG GTGACAGAGCTGTTTGAGATCATTGAGAAGTTGCAG AGCAGCAGGCTAGATGAACAGCGCTGTGAATTCCCTCTGCCTTTGAGG TCTCAGCTTTTGAAGATAGGTCGTGACCTTCCTCTGATCCTGCCTCCAAAGCTGGGTGGTTACTGGATAGACCCCCCGCTACAGAAGTTTGCTGAGACCAGTCCGACATCCTCTCATTATGGACTAGACCCAGAGACCTATGACATcatggagagagacagcgaggccACATACTACCAGGAGTTCTTCCGCTCACGA TATCATCACTCGTTCACAGCAGTGGACCCCTCCCTGggacccctccttctctctgtctgtttggaggaagaagagaagaggctGAGAGTAATCCTGAG GATGAGGGAATGCTCTATGCATGGggttttctctgtgtctctgttcccAAACATCCCGTCTGCTGTGGAGCTGGCCAAG ATGCTATGCGACAGTGTGACTGTGTCCAGATTTGATGTGGTCAGTTACCTCAAG gcACCAGATCTTATAACAGCATTTGATGAACACAGAGTGTCTCTGAATTTCAAGTTTGGTGTCTTGtatcagagagagggacag TTGACAGAGGAGGACATACTCTGTAACAATGAGGAAAGTGAAGAGTTTCAAGAATTCCTCTCTATTTTGGGAGCTACAGTCGCACTTCAAGGGTTCACTGG gtTCCGAGGAGGTTTGGACGTGTATCACGGCCAGACAGGAAATGATGCGGTCTTCACTTCCTTCCACGGCAGAGAGATCATGTTCCATGTGTCCACCAAATTGCCCTTCACAGAGGGCGATACACAACAG CTACAGAGGAAGAGACACATTGGCAACGACATCGTTGCTGTTGTTTACCAGGAGGGCCACACCCCTTTTCTGTCTGATGTCATCGGCTCACACTTCCTGCACTGTTTTCTAGTGGTCAGGAGGGTGAGGAAGAGAGTGGGGgacgagggggagggggaggaagcaggaggaggaggggtgttcCAG GTGTCAGTCACAGCCAGAGAGGATGTACCTCCCTttggtccctccctccctgatcctCCCATATTCACAGAG AGCTCCCTGTTGAGAGAGTTCCTTCTGACCAAGCTTATCAATGCAGAGATCTCCTGTTATAAGGCTGAGAGGTTCAGTAGACTGGAG CTGCGCACTCGTTCGTCCCTCCTGGAGGGTCTGCAGGCGGAACTGTCCACCCGCTCCCAGTGCATGATGGGAGATTCGCCTGTGTCCACCCTCTCGACTTCTGAGGGGATGAGGGGTGTAACTGAGGGGAGTGGAGGGTTCATCGAAAACTTTAAG AGAGCCATTAGGGTACGCAGTAATTCTTTTGACACTCTTGGGGGGCCTAGAAAGATGGGCGGGGTGCCACTCCCACAGAAGCCCAAG GCtgctacagagagagatggagagag tgAGTTGGCCTACAAGCCCCCTGAACCCAGCTTTCCGCCCACAGACAACCTGGGCTCCACAGAGGTCAAAGACTACTCCAGTCCCCAGGAGAATACGTAG